One stretch of Cetobacterium somerae ATCC BAA-474 DNA includes these proteins:
- a CDS encoding MarC family protein: MGKEFVIDIMTYVLTIIGILNPFGNVPLFMTLTKDQNPEIRKKMYNAIVISGFGIVTGFIVAGDFFMNYLYKIGMNELRVAGGMILVVVAFRNLLGLGASKESSGNVMSEKDAIRYAITPLTFPMLVGPGTISTVMIIHKEAGLIISVGAVAVTFLIMKFLFSISDWLDKVLGEVVLFVLSRVMQIFIMSAGVKLVSNGIKGIFLG, from the coding sequence ATGGGGAAAGAGTTTGTTATAGATATAATGACATATGTTCTTACAATTATTGGAATTTTAAATCCATTTGGAAATGTGCCATTATTTATGACATTAACAAAGGATCAAAATCCTGAAATAAGAAAAAAAATGTATAATGCTATTGTTATTTCTGGTTTTGGAATTGTAACAGGTTTTATAGTTGCTGGAGATTTTTTCATGAATTATCTGTATAAAATAGGGATGAATGAATTAAGAGTGGCAGGAGGAATGATACTAGTTGTAGTTGCTTTTAGAAACTTGTTAGGTTTGGGAGCATCTAAAGAGAGTTCGGGAAATGTAATGTCTGAAAAAGACGCTATACGGTATGCAATAACACCACTAACTTTTCCTATGCTTGTGGGACCTGGAACAATATCAACTGTGATGATTATTCATAAAGAAGCAGGTCTAATAATATCTGTAGGAGCTGTTGCAGTTACTTTTTTAATAATGAAGTTTTTATTTAGTATTTCAGATTGGTTAGATAAAGTTTTAGGAGAGGTTGTTTTATTTGTACTATCAAGAGTAATGCAAATATTTATAATGTCTGCAGGTGTAAAACTAGTATCAAACGGAATAAAAGGAATATTTTTAGGATAA
- a CDS encoding helix-turn-helix domain-containing protein gives MNEINLGLKIKKFRTDQKLSLKELAEMINSTSALLSQIEKGITNPSINTLKGLSKALNIPLYKFFLEETLKKVHIVRAQERKVIKPSKSEGVSYEILSPEPQTQVEFMILNLEPYSSSKEKEIGHEGQEVAFVLEGEVKLHLDNESYVLFQGDSIKIEKFVKHSWENFTSKHTKIIFAVTI, from the coding sequence ATGAACGAAATCAATTTAGGATTAAAAATAAAAAAATTTAGAACTGACCAAAAATTAAGTTTAAAAGAATTAGCAGAAATGATAAACTCTACATCTGCTCTTTTAAGTCAAATTGAAAAAGGGATTACAAATCCATCTATCAATACATTAAAAGGTCTATCTAAAGCCCTAAATATACCACTTTATAAATTTTTTTTAGAAGAAACTTTAAAAAAAGTACATATAGTTAGGGCTCAAGAAAGAAAAGTTATTAAACCCTCTAAAAGTGAAGGTGTTTCTTATGAAATTTTAAGTCCTGAACCTCAGACACAAGTTGAATTTATGATTTTAAATTTAGAACCATATTCATCCTCTAAAGAAAAAGAAATTGGCCACGAAGGTCAAGAGGTCGCATTTGTACTAGAAGGTGAAGTTAAACTGCACTTAGATAACGAATCATATGTTCTTTTCCAAGGAGATAGTATTAAAATTGAAAAATTTGTTAAACATAGTTGGGAAAATTTCACTTCAAAACATACAAAAATAATTTTTGCTGTTACAATTTAA
- a CDS encoding (2Fe-2S)-binding protein produces the protein MSENTMICYCKGVTLGKVLAAIENGATTLVEVIDTTGAGSACGRCVDRIEAIIEEKK, from the coding sequence ATGTCTGAAAATACAATGATTTGTTATTGCAAAGGAGTTACTTTAGGAAAAGTTTTAGCTGCAATAGAAAATGGAGCTACTACATTAGTAGAAGTAATAGATACAACAGGTGCAGGTTCAGCTTGCGGAAGATGTGTCGATAGAATAGAAGCAATAATTGAAGAGAAAAAATAA